The DNA region CGGCGGGCCGCCGCCTCGCCGAGGAACTCCCCGCGGGCTCCCGGATCCTGGACGTGGGCTGCGGCACGGGCCTGCCGACGGCCCGCCAGCTCACCGAGGCGGGCCACTCGGTGCTCGGCGTCGACCTGTCGGCGGGCATGCTCGACCTGGCCCGGGTGAACGTACCGCCGCCGATGGCCGAGTTCCGACGGGTGGACCTGGCCGATCTGCGCCTCTCGGGCGAAGGACCGGGCGCTGTGGGGCAGTTCGACGGAATTGCCTGTTTCTTCGCGCTGTTGATGCTGCCCCGGAAGGAGATACCGTCTGCTCTTCGACTGCTGCGGTCCCTGCTCAGGCCCGGCGGTCCGCTGGGCCTTTCCATGGTCGAGGCCGACCTTGACGACGCGCCAATTCCGTTCCTGGGGCACACAATCCGGGTATCCGGTTACCTGCGGGACGAGCTGCGGCAGGTCGTGCGGGACGCCGGCTTCGACATCGCCCACGAGGAGTCGTACTCGTACGCACCGGCGAGCACCGGCGCTTCCCCCAGCTCTCAGCTACGT from Streptomyces flavofungini includes:
- a CDS encoding class I SAM-dependent methyltransferase, whose amino-acid sequence is MSEAYPAPGGHDRTGQAEAFDAIGSAYDAAFPHKTGQLAAGRRLAEELPAGSRILDVGCGTGLPTARQLTEAGHSVLGVDLSAGMLDLARVNVPPPMAEFRRVDLADLRLSGEGPGAVGQFDGIACFFALLMLPRKEIPSALRLLRSLLRPGGPLGLSMVEADLDDAPIPFLGHTIRVSGYLRDELRQVVRDAGFDIAHEESYSYAPASTGASPSSQLRSSRGGPNPEHQLFLHCRRG